A window of Populus trichocarpa isolate Nisqually-1 chromosome 17, P.trichocarpa_v4.1, whole genome shotgun sequence genomic DNA:
GCTATTTCATGACAGATATCGTAGGGAAGGAGAATTATAGAATGATCGGCAGAGGACATTATTAGATTAAGAAATCTTCTAGAGGTCAATGGAACCAGAGCgaaattgttaaattaaatcGGAAGAATTACTTAAAGATGAGAAATCAACGGTGAAACCGTTTAGCTCTCTTACGTTGATATATAGCCACTACTCTTATGTTCAGGTCCTTCAGCAAGGCCAATCCGTCAGTCACctgcataacaaaaaaaaattgcattttgaaaacataacgccgttgccggggatcgAACCCGGGTCACCCGCGTGACAGGCGGGAATACTCACCACTATACTACAACGACTTCCTTGCTTATGATgccataaaatatttatttattcaaataacttcaCTTTTCTATAAATTCAGTCTTGTCTCGGCTCTAGCATAACAGTTTATGTGACATCCCAGATAGATTCTACTATTGGCCACGGGTTGCATCTAaactttttagaataaaaaaaaataatatttagatttttataaaattttaggagttaaaattaaaaataaaaaataaaaagggcatGCTCATCTTGGTTAAATTCATGAAGCTTATtaggttgaattaatttttttattttattatataataaaaaatacaaaaatatattcataagcaacccaaaactaaataataaaaatcaaattattaaattaaaaaaaaaacctaaatatccaaaaacaaaaaagcccaCAAAAATGGCCACCAAGCCCATACAACCAATCCAACACGTGGGGGTAGAGGCCGGCCCGTGCagccctatattttttttcatgttatacAGGCgaacaacctttattttttaaaaaacattatgtgaCAAGCAACTTATCGGCTAtcacataacaaaaaataatatttacgcTAAGGCTCAAACCCACGATCTTTAATATGCTGACGCCACAAATTAGCCAAGTGAGGCACAAAAtaattgtgatatcaaattattaaaataatatattaacctTGTTCGCCCACACCTTTTAGTTGTATGATAATTATTCTtggttaaaaaagaagaagaagaaatcatttattctttatttgagCATtgatctataataataataataataaatataaatacaaactttgtgtataaaaatatattttaatttaaaaaatcattatattgttttatcttaaaaaaagtatatatatatatatatatatatatatatatatatatatatatatatatatatttatatatactttaagaattaaaaaggCTTCAActctatataaaagaaatatatttattattttttatatcataatacAGTGTATATGTCAATactaatatataaattcaattatattaaaacatcaatataatcactaaaatataattaaaccccGTTTTTCTATTATACATAAAACCTTAATTTCTATAATGTTTTATTGATACTTTATTTTGACTATTAATACTCTAAAAACTGCTTAAAAATAGATCAACAAAAGCCaacaataaaaatctgaaaatgcaaatttatcaaattattaaattaaatcatgtatgCATGcgtgcatgcatgcatatacaTGTATGTATGCATAATGTACATGAGATCCTACAGAATAGAAGGGAACCATACAGGACCCAGGTTATGACATCAGTTGCTATCTCTCCATGTTGCACGATACTTGAATTACTAGAAAGAAACACTTACTTTTATGGTTGGCGCTATGACCGACACCCTGAGAACACATACAGTAACAGTCAAGAACcatgttattaaacctagtaaCTCCTACTAACAAAATTTTCATAGCTGGCAAATATGTTATATCTCGTCTAAATGAGATTTCAAGATATCCATGGCGAAAAGTTATATTGAATTCCAAAATTGATAAACAGTAAATGATCATCAAAATGTACAAAGCCAAAGATGATAGATTAGTTCTTTTAGTGAGCAATTGGGGATCGGTTGATTCATCAAGCACTTGCTCATTAACAACTATGTAAACCGAAGGTACTCAACAGATGTTCTCAGTTCTAAGGGCGGAAAACCATTTAACTAGCAGTGCTCATGCCTCTGAAATATCTAAATTGCAGGCAAAGCTAATGGATCAGTTTCTCTGTTTAACGTCTCTTCTTGTTTGCTTTTGCAGCACCGGATTTGGATGGGGTAACGAGCAGGTAGATGAACAGAACCACAATGGAGATCACAGAAATTAGAGACCCATACTTAGCCAAAAGCTTCTGCAAATATAAAACTTCTTGCGTTAGGAATACAATAGTATCATTGCATATTGAGGAAAACAAAAGTATATCACCATGGAGACTTGTAGCAGCAGTTACAGTTGCTCTATATAGACTTGGAGAAAAAATGGACTTTAAAGAATCATTTAAATGATAACCATGGTGTGGacatcagcaaataatattaccatttattttatttttttcctgtttataATTCCATGATCACGGAGTCAAGAGGGGTAAGGATGCTTGAAAAAATGGACGATGAGGTCTTAGTTCTTCTGACCCTTTTTACTTGTAAAGTCAAATTTGAGTTCCAGGAAGCTCAGTTTAATAACTCTTAACCAATAGTGATAGAGAGAATAAGAAGATGATTCATACCTTTGCCTGCATAATTTTGGCCGGACCAAAGGTGATACCATAAAACagcaaagaaaaaagacaagcTTCAGTAaacagcagagagagagagagagagatatgaaTTTGTCTGTTTGAGATTCCAACAACAAACTTACCAACTCCAACTTCTGCACTGGAGGTTTTTCTGCAAGGACATCAAGAGGCAGGATGGGAGTCGAATATGCCTCCTGTTATAAAGCAGACAtcagaaaatagaaaacttaaCGCAAGATGGtgggcaaagaaaagaaaatatagaagaCTGCATGAACATCAAACCTGTAGGGCAGCCTTTGTGGGGATACGGAATGTAATGACTGCTGGAGAACCGTGAAACATTCCTTTCACTTTGCCCTCCAATTCAAAAGCGTGTGACAGGAGACCACCACTGCAAAAAATATAGAGGGCCACATATAACAGTGACTAAAGAATGATAAAGCTCAAATAGACAGTCATTATTGCAAGATGGAACTCACGCATCAAGCCTGTCCCATGACTGTGAAGTATTGCCACTGACGACATCAAATATATCTTTAGGCCAGTGATCATCAGTGAGAGTTATATCATATGCTGTCCTGTAAATTTACAAATAAGACATTGTTAAGCAGATGCAACAAAATATATgctcaaattatatttaatgaagGTCAAATTAAGTAGGAAGTAAATTAACTACCAAGACAACAGATAAGAGGGAACCCTGCCTACAGCCAGGGAGAAGGGGACTGGGGTTATGCATTAAAAGTCAGCTGGCATagtgaaacaaataaaataactacTTCTTTTCTTGTGGAAAATAACTACATTGTCTACCAACAAGCAAAGGAGCATTTGTAATGATATGTAAAACCAAGCAAAAGGATCACCGTATATATTCTCTTGGCCCATTTATGAACATACAGATATAAAGAATAAAGGTTCTAATTACTGATCAGAAGCACCAGTTCCATAAACTCAATCAGTAAGTCATCCGACTGATCAAGCAAGTTTCCAGAGGCTAATTGAGCCATTTATTATGAAGAGTTTCTTTATAACTCCCGAAACATATTTTCCCATCCATTCCAGCCAGTACAGCAATTGCCAGAACATTCTATTCATATTTTTGAAAGCAGAAGGGATTTAAACTCCAATTATAACTGCTCACAAGGTACATAAGAAAGTAGATTTGCACGCCTTTATacacaccaaacttttaaaaaaaaaaattggcatttCCTCgcagaaattttttattgatgctaGACTAGTTTACCTTGGTTCCTTGATGTGTCAAGAAtcatttcactttatttttatatgaacaacGTTTTGTTAAAAAGATGAGTGAGGAAATCATTGAAGAACAAGACACttccaaaagaacaaaaacagagTGAAACAAGATAACACTATAACCTGTCATATATCAAACAATCATTTCATTACATATATCAAGAATAAAAGTAATAA
This region includes:
- the LOC18107126 gene encoding uncharacterized protein LOC18107126; translation: MSTSTFFTKKQPDPPPAQPPPPPPPPRRNPMANPITTKILFSILLSLLLVSSSLASSDVPFIVAHKKATPRGLKSGAERVSVSIDIYNQGSSTAYDITLTDDHWPKDIFDVVSGNTSQSWDRLDAGGLLSHAFELEGKVKGMFHGSPAVITFRIPTKAALQEAYSTPILPLDVLAEKPPVQKLELVSLLLESQTDKFISLSLSLCCLLKLVFFLCCFMVSPLVRPKLCRQRSFWLSMGL